A single region of the Ascaphus truei isolate aAscTru1 chromosome 6, aAscTru1.hap1, whole genome shotgun sequence genome encodes:
- the LOC142496525 gene encoding galactoside alpha-(1,2)-fucosyltransferase 2-like, with product MRVCTLRRLQRFFLVLLLLICIVTISFLYTDYRLSSFPQRVKYPCVWDLKSWTYSQTCIHVAKEKNIGLWTINSLGRLGNQMGQYATLYALAKLNMRPAGILPEMHCWLAPIFKISLPVVCRENNRILPWNLYFIHDWMSEEYKNIHKKYVKFIGYTNSWTFYHHIKDEILKEFSFHSFIKDEAIQVLRRLRGSRKNVTYIGVHVRRGDYIQIMPKVWKGVIADKDYLESAMSYFRNKYQEPVFVVASNGMEWCKENIDNSKGDVYFSGNGMESSPVNDFALLAHCNHTIMTIGTFGYWAGYLAGGETIYLTNFTLPDSKFLKIFQYEASFLPGWIGISANLSSFFI from the coding sequence ATGAGGGTATGTACCCTCCGGCGGCTGCAGAGATTTTTTCTCGTCCTCTTGCTTTTGATTTGTATCGTCACCATTTCCTTTTTATATACTGACTATAGACTGAGCTCGTTTCCACAGAGAGTAAAGTATCCTTGTGTATGGGATCTAAAGTCCTGGACATATTCACAAACATGTATTCatgtggcaaaagaaaaaaatattggaTTGTGGACCATAAATTCTCTTGGCCGACTGGGTAACCAGATGGGTCAATATGCCACTTTATATGCTCTAGCTAAGCTCAACATGCGTCCTGccggtatcctgccagaaatgcATTGCTGGCTTGCCCCCATCTTCAAGATCTCCCTACCTGTAGTGTGTCGAGAAAATAACAGGATTTTGCCCTGGAATTTGTACTTCATCCATGACTGGATGTCtgaagagtataaaaatatacacaagaagTACGTTAAATTCATTGGTTACACCAACTCATGGACATTTTATCATCACATAAAAGATGAAATCCTAAAGGAGTTCTCCTTCCACAGCTTCATCAAGGATGAGGCCATCCAGGTTTTACGGCGCCTGAGAGGTTCCCGGAAAAATGTGACCTACATCGGCGTACATGTTAGGAGAGGAGACTACATCCAAATTATGCCCAAAGTTTGGAAAGGGGTGATTGCGGATAAGGATTACTTGGAGAGTGCCATGTCTTACTTCCGGAATAAGTATCAAGAACCTGTCTTTGTGGTGGCCAGCAATGGAATGGAGTGGTGCAAAGAAAACATTGACAACTCAAAGGGAGATGTTTACTTCTCAGGGAATGGAATGGAGTCATCTCCTGTGAATGACTTTGCTCTCCTAGCCCACTGTAATCATACAATTATGACTATTGGTACCTTTGGCTACTGGGCAGGTTATCTTGCGGGGGGAGAAACTATTTACCTTACCAACTTCACCTTACCAGACTCAAAGTTCTTGAAGATTTTTCAGTATGAAGCTTCCTTTCTTCCAGGATGGATTGGGATATCTGCAAACTTGTCATCTTTTTTTATATAG